Proteins found in one Gammaproteobacteria bacterium genomic segment:
- a CDS encoding hypothetical protein (Evidence 5 : Unknown function): MCSIHVYSLTSLATLFVCGIIISERLKMERWGGVVEEFRVFCTGLFSCIPPCFTPLPGMPQHTSPLFPASRSSAPEVSVVVPVHNEEGNIVSLIDEIHTALEGVADFEVIYVDDGSNDTTPLRLAESARNRPRLRVLHHRSSCGQSTALVSGIRAARGRYVATLDGDGQNDPADIPALLTVTRADYGIGPLLVAGWRAHRHDTWFRRLSSRVANTVRGRLLKDYTPDTGCGLKVFSRTVFLELPYFDHMHRFLPALFLRAGGRVQSVPVNHRPRTRGASKYGLNNRLWVGIVDLFGVRWLQARARIAEVEELEVPTRE, encoded by the coding sequence ATGTGCAGTATCCACGTTTATTCGCTCACATCATTGGCCACCCTTTTTGTGTGTGGTATTATCATTTCTGAACGACTTAAGATGGAACGATGGGGTGGGGTGGTTGAAGAATTTCGGGTATTCTGCACCGGTCTTTTCTCGTGTATCCCACCTTGTTTCACGCCACTGCCCGGTATGCCACAACATACATCCCCTTTATTCCCCGCCTCAAGGTCGTCCGCCCCGGAAGTCTCGGTCGTCGTTCCGGTACACAACGAGGAGGGCAACATCGTATCCCTGATTGACGAAATTCACACCGCCCTGGAAGGGGTGGCGGATTTCGAGGTGATCTACGTGGACGACGGTAGCAACGACACCACACCGCTCCGCCTGGCGGAGAGCGCTCGCAACCGTCCACGACTGCGGGTACTACATCACCGTAGTAGCTGTGGTCAAAGCACTGCCTTGGTGAGTGGTATTCGTGCCGCTCGGGGTCGCTATGTTGCCACCCTAGACGGTGATGGCCAAAACGACCCTGCGGATATCCCCGCCCTCCTCACCGTCACCCGCGCCGACTACGGCATTGGACCACTGCTAGTCGCTGGTTGGCGGGCACACCGTCACGATACCTGGTTTCGACGCCTATCGTCTCGGGTCGCCAATACCGTGCGCGGACGCCTGTTAAAAGATTACACCCCCGATACGGGTTGCGGACTTAAGGTCTTTTCGCGAACGGTGTTTCTAGAATTGCCCTATTTTGACCACATGCACCGCTTTCTCCCCGCGTTATTTCTACGAGCCGGTGGACGGGTGCAATCCGTGCCAGTAAATCATCGACCACGCACCCGTGGCGCCTCTAAATACGGTCTAAACAACCGTTTATGGGTGGGGATTGTGGATCTGTTTGGAGTACGATGGCTTCAGGCCCGTGCCCGAATCGCAGAGGTAGAGGAATTGGAGGTTCCCACGCGGGAGTAA
- a CDS encoding Carbohydrate-binding protein: MLQQKTVIRLAAIVIVLSILACSVIPASAPSGWSNWEDIGGQIKDAPAVSSWSPHRLDVFARGQDDALWHTYWDGTAWHDYESLGGKITSGPAAVSWGGGRIDIVARSQEGHVLHTWWENGWGTWEDLGGEIKDAPAISSWGENRLDVFARGVDDALWHKYWDVSTWSDWENLGGSITSGPAATSWGPNRIDVFARGAEGHVWHNWWSDAWGSWEDLGGQIKDSPGVAAWEANRLDLFVRNEDDGMWHKYWDSATWSDFEGLGGSITSGPGAVSWGPGRIDMFARGQDTHVWHKWWSQ, encoded by the coding sequence ATGCTGCAACAGAAAACAGTAATAAGACTAGCTGCTATTGTCATTGTTTTGTCAATCTTGGCTTGTAGTGTTATTCCTGCCTCTGCCCCATCGGGGTGGAGCAATTGGGAGGATATTGGCGGGCAGATCAAGGATGCCCCAGCAGTATCGTCGTGGAGCCCTCATCGGCTTGATGTATTTGCACGTGGCCAAGACGATGCGCTCTGGCATACATATTGGGATGGAACTGCTTGGCATGACTATGAAAGTCTCGGCGGCAAGATTACCTCTGGTCCAGCAGCGGTTTCTTGGGGCGGGGGACGTATTGACATCGTTGCGCGTAGCCAAGAGGGTCATGTATTACATACCTGGTGGGAAAATGGATGGGGCACGTGGGAAGACCTCGGCGGAGAAATAAAGGACGCCCCCGCGATTTCCTCGTGGGGAGAGAATCGATTGGATGTCTTTGCTCGTGGTGTCGATGACGCGCTCTGGCACAAATATTGGGATGTCTCAACCTGGAGTGACTGGGAGAATCTTGGTGGGTCGATTACTTCTGGACCAGCCGCGACCTCGTGGGGTCCAAACCGTATTGATGTGTTCGCCCGTGGCGCAGAGGGTCACGTTTGGCATAACTGGTGGAGCGACGCATGGGGTTCTTGGGAGGATTTAGGGGGACAAATCAAAGATTCACCTGGGGTCGCCGCGTGGGAAGCCAACCGTCTTGATTTGTTCGTGCGTAATGAAGACGATGGCATGTGGCATAAATATTGGGATAGCGCTACCTGGAGCGATTTTGAAGGTCTCGGTGGTTCGATTACCTCCGGGCCAGGCGCGGTTTCATGGGGACCAGGGCGTATTGATATGTTTGCACGTGGTCAAGATACTCATGTGTGGCACAAGTGGTGGAGTCAATGA
- a CDS encoding conserved membrane hypothetical protein (Evidence 4 : Unknown function but conserved in other organisms): MAASPLIAVSQEAVVTATIEMLPTISLSEKIALACEAFALWFLLGASLGLGAWEHCSQSLGFNLNSFIHNNEIPPARRFGLVFIMMVGGLFATSIGALAYWIAEGGNLLKMKRAALRLAPLSCAGFLPLILNWSYWPNRELVALSLISICGIIVEFSTRRSLAVGPAILTEDMRDSFERLRRKFSKRYLVNIITYGSVLAGIVGYAVVFSIFTVRNHYRLATSDFDLAIENNLIWNAIHWGPLFKSSPLGGPDAVHTGFHQTFFAYVIGIPYRFYPQPQFLLVFQSIVIAFAAAPLFVWAKGKVGPWLATILALAYLFYPPVHGANLYDFHYQPLGHFFVWCALIFFERGKFGWAAFLTLIAFSLREDMPLMMTVIAAYLLFSRQRSIAGLILGLVSMTVFVVQKGIIMPQFLGGEESYIVQYVQMVAPGEHGFSSVIKTLITNPGFTLEKLLEGDKGIFALLVFIPLRSPMGFLFSLPVFFFNFLSTAYWPLTQISFQYTAYASMFVFLSIGHTWWKTSDPILRRSMAAGLCVAMVGATAIFGGLFQQNTARGAWELEHFTLTENDRQRHNDFYALLEQIPPLAPVAGATQLAPHLSSRPNCYTLRNFVENTEYIVYEADRLGEKEKDIILKYIERDAFGLLDQRNSFYLLKRGHDPSRNDEVFDSIR, from the coding sequence GTGGCAGCGTCGCCGTTGATCGCAGTGAGTCAAGAGGCGGTGGTAACCGCCACCATCGAAATGCTTCCTACAATATCGTTGAGCGAAAAGATAGCTCTTGCCTGCGAGGCATTTGCGCTGTGGTTTCTATTGGGCGCGTCGCTTGGTTTGGGGGCGTGGGAGCATTGCTCACAGTCGCTCGGATTCAATCTTAATTCCTTCATTCACAACAACGAAATTCCGCCAGCTCGACGCTTTGGGCTGGTGTTCATAATGATGGTTGGAGGTCTCTTCGCCACCAGTATTGGCGCACTGGCATATTGGATCGCTGAAGGCGGTAATCTGTTAAAGATGAAACGGGCCGCGCTCCGCCTGGCGCCACTGTCCTGTGCTGGTTTTCTACCACTGATCCTAAATTGGTCGTATTGGCCTAATCGAGAGCTGGTGGCCCTTAGTTTAATCTCGATATGCGGAATTATTGTCGAATTCTCAACGCGCCGCAGTTTGGCGGTAGGCCCGGCAATTCTTACCGAAGATATGCGAGACTCTTTCGAGAGATTGCGCCGCAAGTTCTCAAAAAGATATTTGGTTAATATCATTACCTACGGCTCAGTTTTGGCGGGTATTGTAGGATACGCGGTGGTGTTCTCAATCTTCACAGTGCGAAATCACTATCGTTTGGCAACATCTGATTTCGACCTGGCAATTGAGAATAATCTCATTTGGAATGCGATTCATTGGGGGCCGTTGTTCAAATCTTCCCCGCTCGGGGGGCCAGACGCCGTTCACACCGGATTTCATCAAACTTTCTTCGCCTATGTGATCGGGATTCCCTATCGATTCTACCCGCAACCGCAATTTCTCCTAGTTTTTCAGTCAATAGTGATCGCGTTTGCTGCGGCGCCACTCTTTGTTTGGGCCAAGGGCAAGGTTGGTCCATGGTTGGCAACTATTTTGGCGCTGGCATATTTGTTCTATCCCCCGGTACATGGCGCCAATCTATATGACTTTCACTATCAGCCGTTGGGGCACTTCTTTGTCTGGTGCGCACTCATTTTCTTCGAACGCGGAAAATTTGGTTGGGCGGCGTTTCTGACGCTCATTGCGTTTTCGTTGCGCGAGGATATGCCGCTAATGATGACGGTGATTGCTGCGTATCTGTTGTTTTCTCGGCAACGCTCAATCGCCGGTCTCATTTTGGGACTGGTATCGATGACGGTCTTTGTGGTGCAGAAAGGGATTATTATGCCCCAATTTCTAGGGGGCGAGGAGTCATATATCGTTCAATATGTGCAGATGGTAGCACCAGGGGAACACGGTTTTTCTAGCGTAATAAAAACGCTCATTACTAATCCTGGCTTTACGCTGGAGAAACTTCTGGAGGGGGATAAGGGGATTTTTGCGCTTCTGGTGTTTATTCCGTTACGGAGCCCGATGGGATTTTTATTCAGCCTGCCGGTATTTTTCTTTAATTTTCTTTCGACCGCCTATTGGCCGCTAACGCAGATTTCTTTCCAGTATACGGCGTATGCGTCGATGTTTGTGTTCTTGAGTATCGGCCATACTTGGTGGAAGACGAGCGACCCAATTCTTCGGCGCAGTATGGCGGCCGGTCTCTGTGTGGCGATGGTGGGGGCGACGGCTATTTTTGGCGGTCTCTTTCAGCAGAACACTGCCCGTGGTGCGTGGGAACTCGAACACTTCACCCTGACGGAAAACGACCGGCAGCGGCATAACGATTTCTATGCGCTCCTTGAGCAGATTCCCCCGCTGGCGCCAGTAGCAGGTGCTACGCAACTTGCGCCACATCTATCGTCGCGCCCCAATTGCTATACGTTGCGAAATTTTGTAGAGAACACTGAATACATCGTATACGAAGCAGATCGTCTTGGGGAAAAAGAGAAAGACATCATTCTGAAATATATCGAGCGGGATGCCTTTGGTCTATTGGATCAACGAAATTCATTCTACCTTCTCAAGCGTGGCCACGACCCATCACGAAATGATGAAGTATTTGACAGTATACGTTAA